A window of Tripterygium wilfordii isolate XIE 37 chromosome 7, ASM1340144v1, whole genome shotgun sequence contains these coding sequences:
- the LOC120001210 gene encoding glutamine--tRNA ligase, cytoplasmic-like, with product MGKDESSEKTLELFLKIGLDERTAQNTVANKKVTGNLTTVITEAGVSDGCSRTTGNLLYTVATKFPANALVHRRTLLQYIVSSKIKTPAQLDAAFSFFLGIGPENLKLDEFEESCGVGVEVSAEEIERTVNEIFEEKRKAILEHRYRTNVGDLFSLFRKRHPWADPKIVKHLIDAKLKELLGERTEADNEKPSKKKKEKPAKVEEKTVADIAPAPLSEEDLNPFLIFPQPEENYKVHTEVFFSDGFVLRCSNTRELLDKHLKATGGKVFTRFPPEPNGYLHIGHAKAMFVDFGLAKERGGHCYLRFDDTNPEAEKKEYIDHIEEIVQWMGWEPYKITYTSDYFQDLYEYAVDLIRRGHAYVDHQSPEEIKEYREKKMNSPWRDRPIKESLNLFEEMRQGMIEEGKATLRMKQDMQSDNYNMYDLIAYRIKFTPHPHAGDKWCIYPSYDYAHCIVDSIENVTHSLCTLEFETRRASYYWLLHALGIYQPFVWEYSRLNVTNTVMSKRKLNLLVTNNYVDGWDDPRLMTLAGLRRRGVTSTSINAFVRGIGITRSDCSLIRLDRLEYHIREELNKTAPRTMVVLHPLKVVITNLESGNIRDLDAKKWPDAQAEDATYKVPFSNIIYIEHSDFRMKDSKDYYGLAPGKSVLLRYAFPIKCTNVVFSENKETVLEIHAEYDPSKSTKPKGVLHWVAEPSPGSDPLKVEVRLFEKLFNSENPAELDDWLADLNPASKVIVPDAYALPSLKSAAVGDSYQFERLGYFVVDKDSTSEKLVFNRTVTLRDSYGKGGR from the exons ATGGGGAAAGACGAGAGCTCGGAGAAAACACTTGAGCTTTTCTTGAAGATTGGACTGGATGAGCGAACTGCGCAAAACACTGTCGCAAACAAGAAGGTCACCGGTAATCTCACTACCGTTATTACCGAG GCTGGTGTCAGCGATGGATGCTCCCGGACAACTGGAAATCTACTATACACG GTTGCTACAAAGTTCCCAGCTAATGCACTTGTACATCGCCGAACTTTGTTGCAGTACATTGTATCCTCGAAG ATTAAAACTCCAGCACAGCTAGATGcagcattttcattttttttgggtattggtCCCGAAAATTTAAAGCTGGATGAATTTGAAGAATCATGTGGTGTAG GGGTTGAAGTTTCGGcagaagaaattgaaaggactgtcaatgaaatatttgaagagaaaaggaaagcaatTTTGGAGCACCGTTATCGGACAAATG TGGGTGATTTATTCAGCCTCTTTCGTAAGAGGCATCCTTGGGCAGATCCAAAGATTGTCAAG CATCTCATAGATGCAAAATTAAAAGAATTACTAGGTGAAAGGACTGAAGCTGACAATGAAAAACcttccaaaaaaaagaaggaaaagccTGCTAAAGTTGAG GAGAAAACAGTTGCTGATATTGCTCCAGCACCGCTGTCTGAGGAAGACCTTAATCCTTTTCTGATATTCCCTCAACCAGAGGAAAACTATAAG GTTCATACAGAAGTATTTTTCAGTGATGGCTTTGTGCTGAGGTGTAGCAATACGAGGGAATTGTTGGACAAGCACTTAAAAGCAACAGGGGGAAAGGTTTTCACTCGTTTCCCACCCGAACCAAATGGATATTTGCATATTGGTCATGCTAAG GCAATGTTTGTTGACTTTGGCCTGGCAAAGGAGAGAGGTGGACATTGCTACCTGAG GTTTGATGATACTAACCCCGAAGCTGAAAAGAAAGAGTACATTGATCATATTGAAGAAATTGTCCAGTGGATGGGTTGGGAGCCTTACAAG ATTACATACACAAGTGACTATTTCCAAGATCTATATGAATATGCTGTAGACCTGATACGAAGGGGTCATGCTTATGTTGACCATCAG AGCCCTGAGGAGATCAAGGAGTACagggagaagaagatgaatagTCCTTGGAGGGATAGACCAATCAAAGAATCTTTGAatctttttgaagaaatgagGCAAGGCATGATCGAGGAGGGCAAAGCAACACTCAGAATGAAGCAAGACATGCAGAGTGATAACTACAACATGTATGACCTCATTGCTTATCGGATCAAG TTTACTCCTCATCCACATGCAGGGGACAAGTGGTGTATATATCCGAGTTATGATTATGCGCACTGCATCGTTGATTCTATTGAGAATGTCACACATTCG CTCTGTACTCTTGAATTTGAGACACGACGCGCTTCATACTACTGGTTATTACATGCACTGGGCATTTACCAACCTTTTGTGTGGGAGTACTCAAGACTGAATGTCACCAATACTGTCATGTCTAAGCGAAAG CTAAATCTTTTGGTGACCAACAATTATGTTGATGGTTGGGATGACCCTCGTCTTATGACTTTGGCCGGTTTACGACGTAGGGGTGTGACTTCAACTTCAATCAATGCTTTTGTTCGAGGAATTGGAATTACTAGGAG TGATTGTAGTCTGATACGTTTGGACCGTCTTGAATATCACATAAGGGAAGAGCTAAACAAAACAGCACCTCGCACAATGGTCGTGCTACATCCTCTCAAG GTAGTCATTACCAATCTAGAATCCGGCAATATTAGGGATCTTGATGCAAAGAAATGGCCTGATGCTCAAGCAGAGGATGCAACTTACAAG GTACCCTTTTCTAATATCATATACATTGAGCACTCTGATTTCCGGATGAAAGATTCAAAAGATTATTATGGGCTTGCTCCTGGTAAATCTGTCCTGCTCAG GTATGCTTTTCCAATAAAGTGTACAAATGTAGTATTTTCTGAGAATAAAGAGACTGTTCTTGAGATCCATGCCGAGTATGATCCTTCCAAAAGTACAAAGCCTAAG GGGGTACTTCACTGGGTTGCTGAACCTTCACCTGGGTCTGATCCACTAAAGGTGGAAGTCAGATTGTTTGAAAAACTTTTTAATTCGGAG AATCCTGCTGAACTAGATGATTGGCTTGCTGATCTGAATCCAGCGTCAAAGGTCATAGTACCTGATGCATATGCCTTGCCATCACTAAAGAGTGCTGCTGTTGGGGACAGCTATCAGTTTGAGAGGCTTG GCTACTTTGTTGTTGATAAGGACTCAACTTCGGAGAAACTCGTCTTCAATCGAACAGTTACCCTGCGAGATAGTTATGGCAAGGGTGGAAGGTAG
- the LOC120001261 gene encoding universal stress protein A-like protein, translating into METKREGSEKKVMVVIDENEYSYYALKWVLNNLKESITDSPLVLLAPYSTPNCNNILAAQLSVAGIYSPLSTTLELIISMQERNRKIALGLLEKAKSICATRGVKVETITELGKAKEVICKAVRKNGIDLLVMGDNSNGALKRFFLGSLSNYCLDNANCPVLAVKEPK; encoded by the exons ATGGAGACTAAAAGAGAAGGATCTGAGAAGAAGGTGATGGTGGTTATCGACGAGAACGAGTACAGTTACTATGCACTCAAATGGGTTCTCAACAATCTCAAGGAATCGATTACAGACTCGCCTCTAGTACTCTTGGCTCCGTATTCAACACCAAACTGTAACAACATACTTGCAGCACAACTCAGTGTCGCTGGCATTTACAGTCCACTATCAACCA CGTTGGAATTGATTATCTCTATGCAAGAACGCAACAGGAAGATCGCATTAGGTCTCCTAGAGAAAGCTAAGAGTATTTGTGCTACAAGAGGA GTTAAAGTTGAGACAATCACTGAATTGGGAAAGGCTAAAGAGGTTATATGCAAGGCGGTTAGGAAGAACGGAATCGATCTACTTGTTATGGGTGACAATTCCAATGGAGCTCTCAAAAG GTTCTTTCTGGGGAGTTTGAGCAACTATTGCTTGGATAATGCCAATTGCCCCGTCTTGGCTGTAAAGGAACCcaagtaa
- the LOC120002383 gene encoding transcription factor MYB62-like produces MKGTTRPGGRKKVCNSSEEESRELRRGPWTLEEDTMLTHYIARHGEGRWNMLAKCAGLKRTGKSCRLRWLNYLKPDIKRGNLTPQEQLLILDLHSKWGNRWSKIAEHLPGRTDNEIKNYWRTRVQKQARQLNIESNSQRFFDAVRCFYVPRLLQKMEQTSTSSSSSSLTTTQTQMDVSPSPNSTIVPTLYPPCPTPTPKLVQDPNFMISTEISMPAMTGPKTTISTDSMTIISQQPQIPEYPKSPLSLGNNYSFYNHPPSLDDHCYYVGSSSFDMECFNVEYPISSDMASLYNLPTEWQVAQGNWTSDDMTDPLWNNLDDIWQLRDLE; encoded by the exons ATGAAAGGTACAACTAGGCCTGGTGGTAGAAAGAAGGTCTGCAATTCTAGTGAAGAAGAGAGTCGAGAACTAAGAAGAGGGCCTTGGACTCTTGAAGAAGACACAATGCTCACTCACTATATTGCGCGGCACGGTGAAGGTCGATGGAATATGTTAGCAAAATGTGCAG gGCTGAAGAGAACTGGAAAAAGTTGCAGATTGAGATGGCTGAATTATCTAAAACCAGACATTAAGCGCGGAAATCTTACTCCACAAGAGCAGCTGTTGATCCTTGATCTCCATTCGAAATGGGGCAATAG GTGGTCAAAGATTGCAGAGCATTTGCCTGGAAGAACAGACAATGAAATCAAGAACTATTGGAGGACAAGAGTGCAAAAGCAGGCACGCCAATTGAACATTGAGTCCAACAGCCAGAGGTTCTTTGATGCTGTCAGGTGCTTTTATGTCCCAAGATTGCTTCAAAAGATGGAACAAACTTcaacttcctcttcttcatcttctttgacaACAACCCAAACCCAGATGGATGTCTCTCCATCACCAAACTCTACTATAGTTCCTACTTTGTATCCTCCTTGTCCTACCCCAACACCCAAATTGGTACAAGACCCAAATTTTATGATCAGCACAGAAATTTCAATGCCTGCAATGACTGGTCCAAAGACCACTATTTCCACAGATTCCATGACAATAATCTCACAGCAGCCACAAATTCCTGAATACCCAAAAAGTCCACTTTCACTTGGCAATAACTACAGTTTCTACAACCATCCCCCAAGTCTAGATGATCATTGTTACTATGTGGGTAGCAGTAGCTTTGACATGGAGTGCTTCAATGTGGAATATCCCATTTCATCAGATATGGCTAGTCTTTACAATTTACCAACAGAATGGCAGGTGGCACAAGGGAATTGGACAAGTGATGACATGACTGATCCATTATGGAACAATTTGGATGACATATGGCAGCTCAGGGACTTAGAATAG